In Archangium violaceum, the following are encoded in one genomic region:
- a CDS encoding acyltransferase family protein, whose protein sequence is MSSSQTPSAPAPSPRNTGLDRARAVAVIAMVMGHTLDAVLSEQARDGVGVIAYWSMRAVTAPLFLFVAGWAFATTVQRTGAHGASVLRRYVPRVALLLGWGYLLRWPGWGLPALFAGDPGVWRHFLAFDALHGVAGALLLGAGVLALLPGRTARMVTLLGLAVLFPLVSPGLRAAVAAGGWPLALEQALVARTSNFPLFPWASYFFVGGLTGLALAGVKRVPHWLCLMGTGTAMLALMALWGGDPKVSDPTLVLWRVGLLSVVAGLAMLLPSRLDGMMGPVGRASLWVYVVHLPIAYGWSTFQGLASRLGHSQDVLPALGLALSVLAVSLFIALPAKRLYGRWRRKGGTPELAARAVASAAVLPEPPVSG, encoded by the coding sequence ATGTCGTCCTCCCAGACTCCCAGCGCGCCGGCGCCGAGCCCCCGGAACACGGGCCTGGACCGTGCGCGCGCCGTGGCCGTCATCGCCATGGTGATGGGCCACACGCTGGACGCGGTGCTCTCGGAGCAGGCGCGCGACGGCGTGGGGGTGATCGCCTACTGGTCCATGCGGGCCGTGACGGCGCCCCTGTTCCTCTTCGTGGCGGGGTGGGCCTTCGCCACCACCGTGCAGCGCACGGGCGCGCACGGCGCGAGCGTGCTGCGCCGGTACGTGCCCCGCGTGGCGCTGCTGCTTGGCTGGGGCTACCTGTTGCGTTGGCCCGGGTGGGGATTGCCGGCGCTGTTCGCCGGGGACCCCGGGGTGTGGAGGCACTTCCTCGCCTTCGATGCGTTGCACGGGGTGGCGGGGGCGTTGCTGCTGGGCGCCGGAGTGCTGGCGCTGCTGCCCGGCCGGACGGCGCGGATGGTGACGCTGCTGGGGCTCGCGGTGCTCTTCCCCCTGGTGAGCCCGGGGTTGCGCGCGGCGGTGGCGGCGGGCGGGTGGCCGCTGGCGCTGGAGCAGGCGCTGGTGGCCAGGACGTCCAACTTCCCGCTCTTCCCGTGGGCCTCCTACTTCTTCGTGGGCGGCCTCACCGGCCTGGCGCTCGCGGGGGTGAAGCGCGTCCCCCACTGGCTGTGCCTGATGGGCACGGGCACGGCGATGCTCGCGCTGATGGCGCTGTGGGGGGGAGATCCCAAGGTGAGCGACCCGACGCTGGTGCTATGGCGCGTGGGGTTGCTGTCCGTGGTGGCCGGGCTGGCCATGCTGCTGCCCTCGCGGCTCGACGGGATGATGGGCCCGGTGGGGCGCGCCTCCCTCTGGGTCTACGTCGTGCACCTGCCCATCGCCTACGGCTGGTCCACCTTCCAGGGCCTCGCCAGCCGGTTGGGGCATTCGCAGGACGTGCTGCCCGCGCTGGGCCTGGCGCTGTCGGTGCTGGCGGTGTCGTTGTTCATCGCACTGCCGGCGAAGAGGCTCTACGGCCGCTGGCGCCGCAAGGGCGGCACGCCGGAGCTGGCCGCCCGCGCGGTTGCCTCGGCGGCGGTTCTGCCGGAGCCGCCCGTCTCGGGATGA
- a CDS encoding sensor histidine kinase, with protein sequence MRIRSRLLLLLIATAAVPTLAMGLLAWRDAERALGEAVAEQYRRSARAEAEHASTYVLSLATELGSALLHLDPEKLGPAEAQEFLARVFLRRDGIALVGLFDGQGRMTASVFVDDLEAFARQEPQFRRHDTVAAEEVEDFRRRAAELLSRVPAGRAYAISAPYLTAVRQRPAVVVVALGPRGGAGGLAAELGLKELAQRLTASGEGSERVFLLDGEGRLLLSGDPERERRREAFAARLPGAPGAQRTGQADYEEEGRTWLAAYSPVPELDWVAVVARPREAALAPLHALARNTFGVLGLTLVGVLVLALLLARAMARPIARLAGGARELARGNLGHRISLSRRDELGDLARTFNDMGHALEVAHRELLGFNEQLQNQVEERTRELQKTQAQLSRSQRLAAMGDLAAGMAHEMNNPLAAILGNVQLLLMDLPEEDPSRRMLSAVLQQAQRIANIVRELQLLVERQHFGRTPLDLHKMLQRVLDARGADLSAAGVRVTCEFYPGEVKVLGDQQALSDVFGRLLGNALNALKDRPERNLTLVTQRVDAQMVKVEIRDTGRGIPREHLERIFNPFFTTKQQWSGKGLSLAVCHRVIEDHGGTITLQSDQGVGTTVTLMLPTAPIPPPLV encoded by the coding sequence ATGAGAATCCGCTCCCGGCTGCTGCTGCTGCTCATCGCCACCGCCGCGGTGCCCACGCTCGCCATGGGACTGCTGGCCTGGCGCGACGCGGAGCGGGCACTCGGGGAGGCCGTCGCCGAACAGTACCGGCGCAGCGCGCGGGCCGAGGCCGAGCACGCCTCCACCTATGTCCTCTCGCTCGCCACGGAGCTCGGGAGCGCCCTGCTGCATCTGGACCCGGAGAAGCTCGGGCCCGCCGAGGCCCAGGAGTTCCTCGCCCGCGTCTTCCTGCGGCGGGACGGCATCGCCCTGGTGGGGCTCTTCGATGGACAGGGGCGGATGACGGCCTCCGTCTTCGTGGACGACCTGGAGGCCTTCGCGCGGCAGGAGCCGCAGTTCCGCCGCCATGACACCGTGGCCGCCGAGGAGGTGGAGGACTTCCGGCGCCGGGCCGCGGAGCTGCTCTCCCGGGTGCCCGCGGGCCGCGCGTACGCCATCTCCGCGCCCTACCTCACCGCCGTGCGCCAGCGGCCCGCGGTGGTGGTGGTGGCGCTCGGACCCCGGGGAGGCGCGGGAGGGCTGGCCGCCGAGCTGGGCCTGAAGGAGCTCGCCCAACGGCTCACCGCCAGTGGGGAGGGGAGCGAGCGCGTCTTCCTGTTGGATGGAGAGGGCCGGCTGCTGCTGAGCGGAGACCCGGAGCGCGAGCGCCGCCGCGAGGCGTTCGCCGCGAGGCTGCCGGGAGCACCGGGCGCCCAGCGGACGGGGCAGGCGGATTACGAGGAGGAGGGCCGCACGTGGCTGGCGGCCTACAGCCCGGTGCCCGAGCTGGACTGGGTGGCGGTGGTGGCCCGTCCGCGCGAGGCGGCGCTCGCGCCGTTGCATGCACTGGCGCGCAACACCTTCGGGGTGCTCGGACTGACGCTGGTGGGCGTGCTGGTGCTGGCCTTGCTGCTGGCCCGGGCCATGGCACGCCCCATCGCCCGGCTGGCCGGGGGCGCGCGGGAGCTCGCCCGGGGCAACCTCGGCCACCGCATCTCCCTGTCGCGCCGGGACGAGCTGGGAGACCTGGCCCGCACCTTCAATGACATGGGCCATGCGCTGGAGGTGGCGCACCGCGAGCTGCTGGGCTTCAACGAGCAACTGCAGAACCAGGTGGAGGAGCGCACCCGGGAGCTGCAGAAGACGCAGGCACAGCTCTCGCGCAGCCAGCGCCTGGCGGCCATGGGAGACCTGGCGGCCGGCATGGCGCACGAGATGAACAACCCGCTCGCCGCCATCCTGGGCAACGTGCAGTTGCTGTTGATGGACCTGCCGGAGGAGGACCCCTCGCGGAGGATGCTCTCCGCCGTGCTCCAGCAGGCCCAGCGCATCGCCAACATCGTCCGCGAGCTGCAATTGCTGGTGGAGCGGCAGCACTTCGGACGCACGCCGCTGGACCTGCACAAGATGCTGCAACGCGTCCTGGATGCGCGGGGCGCGGACCTGTCGGCGGCGGGCGTGCGGGTGACGTGCGAGTTCTACCCCGGGGAGGTGAAGGTGCTCGGAGACCAGCAGGCGCTGAGCGACGTCTTCGGCCGGCTGCTGGGCAATGCGCTCAATGCCTTGAAGGACAGGCCGGAGCGAAACCTCACGCTGGTCACGCAGCGGGTGGACGCGCAGATGGTGAAGGTGGAGATACGGGACACGGGCCGGGGCATTCCCCGCGAGCACCTGGAGCGCATCTTCAATCCCTTCTTCACCACCAAGCAGCAATGGAGCGGAAAGGGCCTGTCGCTGGCGGTGTGCCATCGGGTCATCGAGGACCACGGAGGCACCATCACCCTGCAAAGCGACCAGGGAGTGGGGACGACCGTGACGTTGATGCTCCCCACGGCCCCCATCCCCCCGCCGCTCGTCTGA
- a CDS encoding invasin domain 3-containing protein produces MTWRVDVTPQVDRGNRWLLGPLVLLCLLGANTSRAAHAPRLSASPRQLLSGRDTRSTLVVSGPGLPSDMRLACSAGRVTPARRSAPDSLQASFVPPRADTLATFLCAAVSPSSGAHATVVLEVQRRQVLPLTGLPPLGRVEVRIGDTLHGPVRANAAGQAEVPVLLTPTHSQATVSTTAPGQPEQQRLLPLPVSSRPVVLLVAEESSVEADGARGVRVWAFSIDGRGEPLDTPPSFSRIEGSFEPRRVAPGVHVGTFIPHPRATPGEAVLTAQAGNGEPASVRVELRAGVKPSLTLEAASRELLADGASGTDITVRVQDGQGRGLPGQPLRLQATRGEVAPLQDRGDGTYLARYRAPVGGGEEQLVARLDGVPPATLALTLRPPPRLTLETNARELPADGVTRLVLQLTARDTRGALAPDGTVVSLSTTLGLVPSSVRTREGRATVELVSGHQSGEALVQARWENASASTSVRLVPGAPARLRVRTEEREVRCDGLDSAQVHLLVQDSHGNPLDGVPITLSAAGTQAEHGYFERVASLGGGEFVSRFHAPTRCEGGLATVLAAAGEARGDARLTLASRTPRALTVRLGAQSNFARLVQPSLELEGDLRPYALGERLAASASLQVAWGRFSLQGETPLHEPFDLDASALTTTVSVGARWLQPLTHTLSAYAGAGLDAHFVQINWTLSLEEGSQRQLSAVLGGHLRLGLTHSLGPGELVLQARYGLARLPEEGAFRGPIGGLSASLGYRYPL; encoded by the coding sequence ATGACGTGGCGAGTGGACGTCACACCCCAGGTCGATCGCGGGAACCGGTGGCTCCTCGGGCCACTGGTCCTGCTGTGCCTCCTGGGAGCCAACACCTCCCGAGCCGCCCACGCCCCGCGCCTGTCGGCCTCGCCCCGTCAGCTCCTCTCCGGACGCGATACCCGCTCCACCCTCGTCGTGTCCGGCCCCGGGCTGCCCTCCGACATGCGCCTCGCGTGCAGCGCGGGCCGCGTCACCCCGGCGCGGCGCTCCGCCCCGGACTCGCTCCAGGCCTCCTTCGTCCCGCCCCGCGCCGACACCCTCGCCACCTTCCTCTGCGCCGCCGTGTCCCCCTCCTCGGGCGCCCACGCCACCGTGGTGCTCGAGGTGCAGCGCCGCCAGGTGCTCCCGCTCACCGGACTGCCTCCACTCGGCCGCGTGGAGGTGCGCATCGGCGACACCCTCCATGGTCCCGTCCGCGCCAACGCCGCCGGACAGGCCGAGGTGCCCGTCCTCCTCACCCCCACGCACTCGCAGGCCACCGTCTCGACCACCGCGCCCGGCCAGCCCGAGCAGCAGCGCCTCCTGCCCCTCCCCGTCTCCTCCAGGCCCGTGGTGCTCCTCGTCGCCGAGGAGTCCTCCGTCGAGGCGGATGGGGCGCGGGGCGTGCGCGTGTGGGCCTTCTCCATCGACGGGCGCGGGGAGCCGCTGGACACGCCTCCGTCCTTCTCGCGCATCGAGGGCTCGTTCGAGCCGCGGCGCGTGGCCCCGGGCGTCCACGTGGGCACGTTCATTCCCCACCCCCGGGCCACTCCGGGCGAGGCGGTACTGACGGCCCAGGCCGGCAACGGAGAGCCCGCCTCCGTGCGCGTGGAGCTGCGGGCGGGCGTGAAGCCCTCGCTCACCCTGGAGGCCGCGTCACGCGAGCTGCTGGCGGATGGGGCCTCGGGCACCGACATCACCGTGCGCGTCCAGGACGGGCAGGGACGAGGGTTGCCCGGTCAGCCCCTCCGGCTCCAGGCCACGCGCGGAGAGGTGGCGCCCCTGCAGGACCGTGGAGATGGCACCTACCTCGCGCGCTACCGCGCTCCCGTCGGCGGGGGAGAGGAGCAGCTCGTCGCGCGGCTGGACGGCGTGCCTCCGGCCACCCTCGCCCTGACGCTGCGCCCTCCCCCGCGCCTCACCCTGGAGACGAACGCCCGCGAGCTGCCCGCGGACGGCGTGACGCGGCTCGTGCTCCAGCTCACCGCCCGCGACACCAGGGGCGCCCTGGCTCCGGATGGGACGGTGGTCTCCCTCTCCACCACGCTCGGCCTGGTGCCCTCCTCCGTGAGGACGCGCGAGGGCCGGGCCACCGTGGAGCTCGTCTCCGGCCACCAGTCCGGCGAGGCCCTCGTCCAGGCCCGGTGGGAGAACGCGAGCGCCAGCACCTCCGTGCGCCTCGTCCCCGGCGCCCCCGCCCGCCTGCGCGTGCGCACCGAGGAGCGCGAGGTGCGCTGCGATGGCCTCGACAGCGCGCAGGTGCACCTGCTCGTCCAGGACTCCCACGGCAACCCGCTGGACGGCGTGCCCATCACCCTGAGCGCCGCGGGCACCCAGGCCGAGCACGGGTACTTCGAGCGCGTGGCCTCCCTCGGGGGCGGCGAGTTCGTCTCCCGCTTCCACGCGCCCACCCGGTGCGAGGGCGGCCTGGCCACCGTCCTCGCCGCGGCGGGGGAGGCGCGAGGCGATGCCCGGCTCACCCTCGCTTCGCGCACGCCCCGGGCCCTCACCGTGCGACTCGGCGCGCAGAGCAACTTCGCCCGGCTCGTCCAGCCCTCGCTGGAGCTGGAGGGCGACCTGCGCCCCTACGCGCTCGGCGAGCGGCTCGCCGCCAGTGCCTCCCTGCAGGTGGCCTGGGGACGCTTCTCCCTTCAGGGAGAGACCCCACTGCACGAGCCCTTCGACCTGGACGCGAGCGCCCTCACCACCACCGTGTCCGTCGGCGCGCGCTGGCTCCAGCCCCTCACCCATACCCTGTCCGCCTACGCCGGCGCCGGGCTCGACGCGCACTTCGTGCAGATCAACTGGACCCTCTCCCTGGAGGAGGGCAGCCAGCGCCAGCTCTCCGCGGTGCTGGGGGGCCACCTGCGGCTCGGACTGACACACTCGCTCGGCCCTGGAGAGCTCGTGCTCCAGGCCCGCTATGGACTGGCCCGGCTCCCCGAGGAAGGTGCCTTCCGCGGCCCCATCGGAGGACTCTCCGCCTCGCTCGGCTACCGCTACCCCCTCTGA
- a CDS encoding cobalamin B12-binding domain-containing protein yields MSAPSSLIHDTIAALRESYLSAQLKGNRREALRLLVDEGILRGIPLPTLHLEIIQEAQREIGRLWQENHISVAQEHLATAISQLALSHLYRHLPRDPANGRTVMISCVEGELHELGARVASDFLEMAGFDVRFLGANVPTEHVVREVRAQKPDLLALSVTMTYHIPALRQAVAAVREVAPLLPLAVGGLAFTWVPGLEAELGVPFFGKDARELVAAACRMFEV; encoded by the coding sequence ATGTCCGCGCCCTCATCCCTGATTCACGACACCATCGCCGCGCTCCGGGAGTCCTACCTTTCCGCCCAGCTCAAGGGAAACCGCCGCGAGGCCCTCCGCCTCCTGGTGGATGAAGGCATCCTCCGGGGCATCCCCCTGCCCACGCTGCACCTGGAGATCATCCAGGAGGCCCAACGGGAGATCGGCCGGCTCTGGCAGGAGAACCACATCTCCGTGGCCCAGGAGCACCTGGCCACCGCCATCTCCCAGCTCGCCCTGTCACACCTCTACCGACACCTGCCGAGGGACCCGGCCAATGGGCGCACGGTGATGATCTCCTGCGTGGAGGGAGAGCTGCACGAGCTGGGCGCCCGCGTGGCGAGCGACTTCCTGGAAATGGCGGGCTTCGATGTACGCTTCCTGGGGGCGAATGTCCCCACGGAGCACGTGGTGCGCGAGGTGCGTGCGCAGAAACCCGATTTGCTGGCGCTCTCGGTCACCATGACGTACCACATCCCGGCATTGCGTCAGGCGGTGGCGGCGGTACGCGAGGTAGCGCCGTTGTTGCCTCTGGCCGTAGGGGGGTTGGCCTTCACCTGGGTACCCGGGCTGGAAGCGGAATTGGGAGTCCCCTTCTTCGGTAAGGACGCGCGCGAGCTGGTGGCGGCGGCCTGCAGGATGTTCGAGGTCTAG
- a CDS encoding DUF6748 domain-containing protein produces MTLRQPLVAAALAFSLLVGCSRNTPESRPAESGGTPTERATPSTNPTGEPPPSEPPSGGTAAAANAGTPVVYIVKDSGVRCMAAPCPTFIATRADRPNEDGLQITDVDLAALGFNAERSASLMEATHTPTGLKVEATVVTVPKAGPAGDATVLRVTRVIE; encoded by the coding sequence ATGACCCTGCGTCAGCCCCTCGTCGCCGCCGCCCTCGCCTTCAGCCTGCTCGTCGGCTGCAGCCGCAACACCCCCGAGTCCCGCCCCGCCGAGTCCGGTGGCACCCCCACCGAGAGGGCCACCCCCTCCACCAACCCCACGGGAGAGCCGCCCCCGAGTGAGCCGCCCTCGGGCGGCACCGCCGCCGCCGCCAACGCGGGCACCCCCGTCGTCTACATCGTGAAGGACAGCGGCGTGCGCTGCATGGCCGCGCCCTGCCCCACCTTCATCGCCACCCGGGCGGACCGGCCCAACGAGGACGGGCTCCAGATCACCGACGTCGACCTCGCCGCGCTCGGCTTCAACGCGGAGCGGAGCGCCAGCCTCATGGAGGCCACCCACACGCCCACCGGCCTCAAGGTCGAGGCCACGGTGGTCACCGTCCCCAAGGCGGGCCCCGCCGGCGACGCCACCGTGCTGCGCGTCACCCGGGTCATCGAGTAA
- the dnaN gene encoding DNA polymerase III subunit beta, with amino-acid sequence MEFRIAADELKRALNRAQGVVERKTTMPILANVLVSASKSGVTVTAFDLEIGIVSEHPAEVMKTGAVTLSAKYVFDIVQNLPDAQVTLKKLANNYVEISSGSAHFKIVGTAPEEYPKLPREENAPLVQVTGNTLLEMIKKTQFAISTDETRYILNGVYFEPQAGGKVRMVATDGHRLSLIERELQGDFKLKGGVIIPRKGLLELKRLLDEAPDAECHLGFAENSALFKKTGLTMVMRLIDGQFPEYQRVIPKEGEKAVLVPKTRLLEGLKRIALLSADKSYAVRIGLAENQLLITANNPDLGEAKDALDIAYRGAAITIGFNARYLIDVLTVTDTEEVAFELGDEHSPGVLHAPGDRSFTAVVMPMRV; translated from the coding sequence ATGGAATTCCGCATCGCCGCTGACGAGCTGAAGAGAGCCCTCAACCGCGCCCAGGGCGTCGTGGAGCGCAAGACGACGATGCCCATCCTGGCCAACGTGCTCGTCTCCGCGAGCAAGTCGGGGGTGACCGTCACGGCGTTCGATCTGGAGATCGGCATCGTCTCGGAGCACCCGGCCGAGGTCATGAAGACGGGCGCCGTCACGCTCAGCGCCAAGTACGTCTTCGACATCGTCCAGAACCTGCCGGACGCCCAGGTCACGCTCAAGAAGCTGGCCAACAACTACGTGGAGATCTCCTCCGGCTCGGCGCACTTCAAGATCGTCGGCACCGCCCCCGAGGAGTACCCGAAGCTGCCGCGCGAGGAGAACGCGCCGCTGGTGCAGGTGACGGGCAACACCCTGCTGGAGATGATCAAGAAGACGCAGTTCGCCATCTCCACGGACGAGACGCGCTACATCCTCAACGGCGTCTACTTCGAGCCGCAGGCGGGCGGCAAGGTGCGCATGGTGGCCACGGACGGCCACCGCCTCTCGCTCATCGAGCGCGAGCTGCAGGGCGACTTCAAGCTCAAGGGCGGCGTCATCATCCCGCGCAAGGGTTTGCTGGAGCTCAAGCGGCTGCTGGACGAGGCGCCGGATGCGGAGTGCCACCTGGGGTTCGCGGAGAACTCGGCGCTCTTCAAGAAGACGGGCCTGACGATGGTGATGCGGCTCATCGACGGCCAGTTCCCCGAGTACCAGCGCGTCATCCCCAAGGAGGGGGAGAAGGCGGTGCTGGTGCCCAAGACGCGGCTGCTCGAGGGCCTCAAGCGCATCGCGCTGCTGAGCGCCGACAAGAGCTACGCGGTGCGCATCGGCCTGGCGGAGAACCAGCTGCTCATCACCGCCAACAACCCGGACCTGGGCGAGGCCAAGGACGCGCTGGACATCGCGTACCGGGGCGCGGCCATCACCATCGGCTTCAACGCGCGCTACCTGATCGACGTGCTGACCGTGACGGACACGGAAGAGGTCGCCTTCGAGCTGGGTGACGAGCACAGCCCCGGCGTGCTGCACGCCCCGGGTGATCGCAGCTTCACGGCCGTGGTCATGCCGATGCGCGTCTGA